In the Telopea speciosissima isolate NSW1024214 ecotype Mountain lineage chromosome 2, Tspe_v1, whole genome shotgun sequence genome, one interval contains:
- the LOC122651752 gene encoding putative E3 ubiquitin-protein ligase LIN-1 produces MASLKELLAEEGTRHAEYHKNRRQVKSRDRIATADSIVLPIYICHDRKSFDFSTQKTEKTPARNGSSALSSEREDSKSKRSNSKSFKKEGLRNDEPAIDEAAIRAVISILTGYIGRFSKDQNFRETLRAKCYSCLVMRKEGLDDGVLANIELGIRSVEKVAENHETTRELKIKSLQNPKRLLSSVASLSSRNPKNASHLSACAELYLSIVYKMEKNDRVSTRHLLHVFSDSPFLARTHLLPDLWEHFFLPHLLHLKIWYGKEAELVSSSDLHKRERRMKALSKDYNDQMDMGTSQFALYYKEWLKVGAKAPPIPSVPLPSRSNYGLSGKKVSMSSLSLRSPINENLYQSVFGRTHERKSLELEDSTNGYLNDAVALAKEERAFSDEDNFRLSSSAHSAEGGDQRSLIKNCKKAKAELPLDRTKKTDYFRLLSCRNETATSLLQGSNMFKNETIYKETNSHLPPSNLSTAISTICTSDSLSDCEIAIRVLAKAWLDSNGNLATKTKLSKAPLIEGLLEVLFTSEDDEILELTISILAELAARNEMNSQIILNSDPQLEIFLRLLRSTSLFLKASVLLYLLKPKAKQMLSIEWVPLVLRVLEFGDQLQALFSIRCNPQEAAFYLLGQLLTGFDEDKNVENATEVVSLGGLSLLIQRLEKGDTLGRMNAASMISCCIQADGSCRHYLANSINKSCILELLVLGNRNRSRNSECVLSLLVELVCLHRRTQVNKFLNGLKNEGGILNIMHILLVYLQQAPLEQRPLVAAILLQLDLLGDPLQYSVYREEAVDAIVASLDCKTCDKVQEQSGRALLLLGGRFSYMGKSSVETWLLRQAGFDESSEDSFHGKEIVVDQFVLSNEEDEATEDWQRRTASVLLTSSNKRFLIALSKCISNGIPSLAWASMVTVAWLSSLLSSIQDASFQSMACLSLVPRLLECLNYDKALEERVLASLSLMNLTKNSECVSMVSRLDKELIGPLRNLTLVTWTAEQLLSIATENSNHQYPELVIMPQ; encoded by the exons atggcatctttgaaagaATTACTAGCAGAAGAAGGAACCAGACATGCGGAATATCACAAGAATCGAAGGCAGGTGAAGTCGAGAGATCGAATTGCAACTGCAGATTCAATAGTATTGCCAATTTACATCTGCCATGATCGAAAGAGCTTCGATTTCTCAACTCAAAAGACTGAGAAGACCCCTGCACGAAATGGGTCCTCTGCTTTATCTTCGGAAAGAGAGGATTCCAAGTCAAAGAGATCGAATTCCAAGTCATTCAAGAAAGAAGGTTTGCGGAACGATGAGCCTGCAATCGATGAGGCTGCCATCCGTGCTGTAATATCAATTCTCACCGGGTACATAGGGCGATTTAGTAAGGATCAAAATTTTCGTGAAACACTGCGGGCAAAGTGCTATTCCTGTTTGGTGATGAGAAAGGAGGGATTGGATGATGGGGTGCTAGCAAACATAGAACTGGGAATCAGAAGTGTTGAGAAAGTAGCAGAGAATCACGAGACAACGAGGGAATTGAAAATTAAGTCTTTGCAGAATCCGAAACGGTTGTTGAGCTCCGTTGCCTCCTTGAGTTCTCGAAACCCAAAGAATGCTTCACATCTCTCAGCTTGTGCAGAGCTCTACCTTTCTATTGTGTACAAGATGGAGAAGAATGACCGTGTATCAACAAGGCATCTTCTACATGTCTTCTCCGACTCGCCATTTCTCGCTAGAACACACTTACTTCCTGACCTCTGGGAGCATTTCTTTCTGCCTCACCTTCTTCATCTTAAGATATGGTACGGTAAAGAAGCTGAACTAGTCTCGAGCTCGGATTTGcataagagagaaagaaggatgaAGGCTTTAAGCAAGGACTACAATGACCAAATGGATATGGGTACTTCTCAGTTTGCTCTTTACTACAAGGAGTGGCTTAAAGTTGGGGCTAAAGCTCCTCCCATCCCTTCTGTGCCTCTACCATCAAGATCAAATTATGGACTTTCGGGGAAAAAAGTATCGATGTCCTCCCTTAGTCTGCGGTCTCCCATCAATGAGAACTT GTATCAATCAGTCTTTGGTCGAACCCATGAGCGGAAATCCTTGGAACTTGAAGATAGTACAAATGGATACCTAAATGATGCAGTGGCTTTGGCAAAGGAGGAAAGAGCGTTTAGTGATGAGGACAATTTCAGGCTGAGCAGCTCTGCTCAT AGTGCCGAGGGAGGTGATCAAAGATCATTGATCAAAAACTGCAAAAAGGCAAAAGCAGAGCTGCCACTGGACCGGACCAAGAAAACAGACTATTTTCGGTTATTGTCATGCCGAAATGAAACAGCAACAAGTTTGCTTCAAGGAAGTAATATGTTCAAGAATGAGACGATCTACAAGGAAACAAATTCTCATCTTCCTCCAAGTAATCTCAGTACTGCAATTTCCACCATTTGCACTTCAGATAGCCTTAGTGACTGTGAGATTGCAATCCGTGTACTTGCCAAAGCTTGGTTGGACTCAAATGGGAATCTGGCAACTAAGACTAAATTGTCTAAAGCACCTTTGATTGAGGGACTGCTTGAGGTCTTGTTTACTTCAGAAGACGATGAGATTCTAGAATTAACAATCTCAATTTTAGCAGAATTGGCAGCAAGGAATGAGATGAACAGTCAGATAATACTAAATTCAGACCCACAACTTGAAATCTTCTTGAGACTTCTAAGAAGTACTAGTCTATTTCTGAAGGCATCTGTGCTGCTTTACTTACTCAAGCCAAAAGCAAAACAGATGCTATCAATTGAATGGGTCCCACTAGTCCTCCGGGTGTTGGAGTTTGGGGACCAGTTGCAGGCCTTGTTCTCCATTCGCTGCAATCCTCAAGAGGCAGCTTTCTACTTGCTAGGCCAACTTCTTACAGGTTTTGATGAGGACAAAAATGTAGAGAATGCTACGGAAGTTGTTTCCCTTGGAGGTCTGAGCTTACTGATCCAAAGACTTGAAAAAGGCGATACACTTGGTAGGATGAATGCTGCTTCTATGATATCCTGTTGCATCCAAGCCGATGGAAGTTGTAGACACTATTTAGCCAACAGCATAAACAAGTCATGTATTCTTGAACTTCTTGTACTTGGAAACCGAAACAGGTCCAGGAACAGCGAGTGTGTGCTGTCTTTACTAGTCGAGTTGGTCTGCCTTCATAG AAGAACCCAGGTCAACAAGTTCTTAAATGGATTGAAGAATGAAGGCGGCATTTTGAACATAATGCACATATTGTTAGTCTACCTCCAGCAGGCTCCACTTGAACAACGCCCATTGGTAGCAGCCATTTTATTACAACTTGATCTTCTG GGAGATCCTCTGCAGTACAGTGTGTATAGAGAAGAAGCAGTAGATGCCATTGTAGCATCTTTGGATTGCAAAACATGTGATAAGGTTCAAGAACAATCAGGGAGGGCTTTGTTACTTCTGGGAGGTCGTTTCTCTTACATGGGAAAGTCATCAGTCGAAACATGGCTATTGAGGCAAGCAGGCTTTGATGAGAGCTCAGAGGATTCATTCCATGGAAAGGAAATAGTTGTAGACCAATTTGTGCTATCG AATGAAGAGGATGAAGCCACTGAAGATTGGCAGAGGAGAACAGCAAGTGTCCTGCTCACTAGCAGCAACAAAAGATTCTTGATTGCTCTTTCAAAGTGCATATCCAATGGCATCCCAAGTTTGGCGTGGGCAAGCATGGTCACAGTGGCATGGTTGAGCAGCTTGCTCTCCTCAATTCAAGATGCAAGCTTTCAGTCCATGGCATGCTTGAGCCTTGTGCCTCGGCTGCTAGAATGTTTAAATTATGACAAAGCACTTGAGGAGAGGGTGCTTGCCTCTTTGTCATTAATGAATCTCACTAAGAATTCAG AATGTGTCTCCATGGTCTCACGGCTGGATAAAGAGTTGATTGGCCCCCTACGGAACCTTACCCTCGTGACCTGGACAGCAGAACAGCTTCTTTCCATTGCCACAGAAAACTCTAACCATCAGTATCCTGAGCTAGTAATCATGCCACAGTAA
- the LOC122651753 gene encoding protein argonaute 2-like, translating to MFLFCPYSTDAPISGLRSLEISRSRAPSPPHESGNIVPIRRPDNGGKSCIQEVRLRANHFLITYNPQMTMFQYNIDVVPEMSSGAPPRVSNSEIRSVKNKMFSDDPAQFPLSMTAYDGGKIIFSTVKLPIGKFKVDIPKGKVVKSYSFTIELVKELELRSLEDFFNGTLPHNLRAILQAMDLVMKENPKQHRVQVGQGFYSMRYNRDDDLGGGIVACRGFQQSLKPTSQGLALCVDYSVLPFRRPIPVLEFLSEYYQMQTDHLESQLRQDKQLRRDLEKAVKALKVMVTHRETKQKYTVKGLTGQTANNLTFTMEDRDGVNPPQEVRLVNYFRDRYNKEIKFKNLPCLDLGKGDRSNAVPMEFCVLIEGQRYPKDLLDRYGATKLKDMSLAKPFVRRNAILEIVQANDGPLRGDIVRNFGIRASTEMTQVTGRVIRAPILKLGDTSGRACKFTLNREDRQWNLVDSSVLEGKYIERWAILDFTSADRKFRVNYDRFIPPLMTKCNTLGIRMEEPLFIEQADMYVLSDTDKLRKLLNHVYNRAKQQLQILICPMTGKHPGYKALKWICETQIGIVTQCCLSNHCNAGKDQYLSNLALKINAKLGGSNFELFDRLPRLEGNEHVMFIGADVNHPSAGDPSSPSAAAVVATVNWPAANKYAAQYRLQKHRAEKIQDFGEMCLELINKYAELNKAKPKKIIVFRDGVSDSQFDMVLNEELMDLKKAIEHDGYSPTITLVTAQKRHQTRLFPDGDKNGARGGNVFPGTVVDTTIVHHWEFDFYLCSHNGLLGTSKPTHYYCLWDDHKFSSDELQHIINNLCYTYARCTKPVSLVPPAYYADNLAYRVRQYYEAWEADFASSSSSTSSSNVPPFNPSNFKLHNDLVDTMFFS from the exons ATGTTTCTGTTTTGTCCTTATTCTACAGATGCACCAATTTCAGGACTAAGATCTCTAGAGATTTCACGTTCCCGTGCACCATCACCTCCTCATGAGTCTGGGAATATTGTCCCAATAAGACGACCTGATAATGGAGGAAAATCTTGCATCCAAGAAGTTCGCCTTCGTGCTAATCATTTTCTCATCACTTACAATCCCCAAATGACTATGTTTCAATACAACATTGATGTTGTGCCAGAGATGTCATCTGGTGCTCCTCCTCGAGTTTCAAATTCAGAAATACGTTCTGTGAAGAATAAAATGTTCTCTGATGATCCGGCACAGTTTCCTCTATCCATGACTGCTTATGATGGGGGAAAGATCATTTTTAGTACAGTAAAACTACCTATAGGGAAATTTAAGGTGGATATACCCAAGGGGAAGGTTGTTAAATCCTATAGTTTCACTATAGAGTTAGTGAAGGAGCTAGAGCTTAGAAGCTTAGAAGACTTCTTCAATGGCACTCTCCCACATAACCTTCGTGCAATATTGCAAGCGATGGATCTTGTCATGAAAGAGAACCCGAAGCAGCATCGCGTCCAAGTTGGCCAGGGATTTTATTCCATGAGATACAACAGAGATGATGATCTTGGTGGTGGCATTGTAGCCTGCAGGGGCTTCCAACAGAGCTTGAAGCCCACTTCACAGGGACTAGCCTTATGTGTGGACTACTCTGTTTTACCATTTCGGAGGCCAATCCCTGTGCTAGAATTTCTCTCTGAGTATTATCAGATGCAAACTGATCATCTTGAAAGTCAGCTGAGACAAGATAAGCAACTGAGGCGTGATCTTGAAAAGGCCGTGAAAGCATTGAAAGTGATGGTGACGCACAGGGAAACCAAGCAGAAGTACACAGTCAAGGGACTAACAGGTCAAACTGCGAATAACCTGACTTTCACAATGGAGGACCGGGATGGTGTTAATCCACCTCAGGAAGTTAGGCTGGTGAATTATTTCAGGGACAGATACAACAAGGAGATCAAATTCAAAAATCTCCCTTGCTTGGATTTGGGAAAGGGTGATAGGTCAAATGCTGTACCTATGGAGTTCTGTGTGTTGATAGAAGGACAGAGGTATCCAAAGGATCTGCTGGACAGGTATGGAGCAACAAAATTGAAGGACATGTCCTTGGCAAAGCCTTTTGTAAGAAGGAATGCCATACTTGAAATTGTCCAAGCAAACGATGGGCCTCTCAG aGGAGACATAGTGCGCAACTTTGGAATTAGAGCGAGCACAGAAATGACACAGGTGACTGGCCGTGTGATCAGAGCACCGATTCTAAAACTTGGTGACACCAGTGGCAGAGCTTGTAAATTCACTCTCAATAGGGAAGATCGCCAGTGGAACCTTGTTGATAGTTCTGTATTGGAAGGGAAGTACATTGAAAGATGGGCGATCCTTGATTTTACTTCGGCTGATCGGAAGTTCAGGGTGAACTATGATAGATTCATACCACCATTAATGACTAAATGCAATACACTAGGAATACGCATGGAAGAACCTCTCTTCATTGAACAAGCTGACATGTATGTGCTCTCTGATACTGACAAGCTTCGTAAGCTCCTTAATCATGTATATAACAGGGCAAAACAGCAGTTGCAGATTCTCATCTGTCCAATGACAGGCAAACATCCTGGTTATAAGGCTCTAAAGTGGATCTGTGAGACGCAGATTGGCATTGTGACACAGTGCTGTTTGAGCAACCATTGCAATGCGGGTAAAGATCAGTACTTGTCAAACCTTGCTCTTAAGATCAATGCAAAGCTAGGAGGCAGCAACTTTGAGCTCTTTGACCGGCTTCCCCGTCTTGAGGGCAATGAGCATGTGATGTTTATTGGGGCTGATGTCAATCATCCGAGCGCAGGAGATCCATCTAGCCCCTCTGCTGCAGCTGTTGTTGCCACTGTAAATTGGCCAGCTGCAAACAAATATGCAGCACAGTACCGTCTTCAAAAGCATCGCGCAGAGAAGATCCAAGATTTCGGGGAGATGTGTTTAGAGCTTATCAACAAATATGCTGAGCTCAACAAAGCCAAGCCAAAGAAAATCATAGTATTCCGTGATGGGGTCAGTGACAGCCAGTTTGATATGGTACTCAATGAAGAGTTAATGGATCTCAAAAAGGCAATTGAGCATGATGGGTACTCCCCGACCATTACACTTGTGACTGCACAGAAGCGGCACCAAACTCGCCTATTCCCAGACGGTGACAAAAACGGGGCTCGTGGTGGCAATGTTTTTCCAGGGACAGTTGTGGATACAACTATTGTGCACCATTGGGAATTTGACTTCTACCTTTGTAGCCACAATGGACTCTTGGGGACAAGCAAACCCACTCACTACTATTGCTTGTGGGATGATCACAAGTTCAGTTCAGATGAGTTGCAGCACATCATAAACAACTTATGCTACACCTATGCCCGTTGCACAAAACCTGTGTCGTTGGTCCCACCTGCATACTATGCTGATAATTTGGCATATAGGGTGCGACAGTACTACGAGGCTTGGGAGGCTGATTttgcttcatcatcatcatcaacatcttcatcaaatgTGCCGCCTTTTAATCCAAGCAACTTCAAGCTGCATAATGATCTTGTGGACACTATGTTCTTCAGTTGA
- the LOC122651239 gene encoding keratin, type I cytoskeletal 9-like — protein sequence MECVFYKLKESRSFPGQQRGYRPVSGQDPDFGQAPSSYQGQSSESRAPISAQDRGFRQGPGSSQGPTRPASAWVQTVEGEGSGKGAWSGGGGSGSGRGRGSVEGEGSGKGAWSGGGGSGSGRGRRSVEGEGSGKGAWSGGGGSGSGRGRVASNPDHGPSGSIYGKQVFLFFGLIVWFS from the exons ATGGAATGCGTGTTCTACAAGCTCAAGGAGTCAAGG AGTTTCCCTGGTCAGCAGAGGGGATATAGACCGGTTTCCGGCCAGGATCCAGATTTCGGACAAGCACCCAGTTCGTATCAGGGTCAATCGAGCGAATCGAGAGCTCCGATTTCCGCCCAGGATCGGGGTTTCAGGCAAGGACCTGGTTCGAGTCAGGGTCCCACTAGGCCGGCTTCGGCTTGGGTGCAAACGGtagagggggaggggagtggCAAAGGGGCTTGGAGTGGAGGCGGAGGTTCTGGTTCTGGACGTGGTCGAGGATCGGTAGAGGGAGAGGGGAGTGGTAAAGGGGCTTGGAGTGGAGGCGGTGGTTCTGGTTCTGGACGTGGTCGACGATCGGTAGAAGGAGAGGGGAGTGGTAAAGGGGCTTGGAGTGGAGGCGGTGGTTCTGGTTCTGGACGTGGTCGAGTAGCTTCGAATCCGGATCATGGTCCTAGTGGTTCTATTTATGGTAAGCAAGTATTTCTATTTTTCGGCTTGATTGTTTGGTTTTCCTAA